In Paramisgurnus dabryanus chromosome 14, PD_genome_1.1, whole genome shotgun sequence, one genomic interval encodes:
- the mon1a gene encoding vacuolar fusion protein MON1 homolog A has protein sequence MAADVHNKGAVWEVKNGNLAPAERLRQDRSESPTPGLVEGTEPGAGQEGAMFVHAQSFEDLTEPNTNERSAETGDSPLAMSAEVQNAQVEAVEGGEEETQKGSSEAETKEEVLSSNKAKDEDVTSETWRSHRKHLFVLSEAGKPIYTRYGAEEALSSIMGVMMLLMSFVEDKKNIIRSIHADGYRVVFLRKSPLILVGVSRTSCTDRELTRELHYVYFQIVSLLTLTQLNHVFQHRQSYDLRRLLAGSEHLTDNLLRLLDRDPGLLLSAVMCLPMAGSTRDVVSSSLQAAKSKNLVFSILLAGNRLVTLVRKKDQFLHHMDLHLLFNLVGSSSSFREGEGWTPICLPKFNPAGFFHAHISYLKPESDLCLILVSTDREDFFNLSDCKKRFLERLRKRSAYQSLREALSTPSYPVSQVGIPELRHFVYKSKSSGLYTSPDLPVPYQEDNEHERLIGLYQYLHSCLHHPTRPLRNIYRCGETENLYALVTSGFELYLCFSPLGTKALAVSAVNKLLKWIRKEEDRLFVLSPLTY, from the exons ATGGCAGCAGATGTTCATAATAAGGGTGCAGTTTGGGAAGTTAAAAATGGCAACCTGGCACCAGCGGAACGACTCCGACAAGACCGGTCGGAAAGTCCGACCCCTGGCCTGGTGGAGGGGACAGAGCCAG GCGCTGGGCAGGAGGGGGCCATGTTCGTCCATGCCCAGTCTTTTGAGGACCTGACCGAACCCAACACAAATGAAAGGTCAGCAGAGACAGGCGACTCGCCTCTGGCGATGTCAGCAGAGGTGCAGAACGCTCAGGTGGAGGCAGTAGAAGGAGGTGAGGAGGAGACGCAGAAAGGAAGCTCTGAGGCTGAGACGAAGGAGGAAGTGCTGAGCAGCAACAAGGCGAAAGACGAGGATGTGACGAGCGAAACTTGGCGTAGTCACAGGAAGCATTTATTTGTGCTGAGCGAGGCGGGCAAACCCATCTACACGCGTTATGGCGCGGAGGAGGCTCTCTCCAGCATCATGGGAGTCATGATGTTGCTCATGTCCTTCGTTGAAGATAAAAAGAACATCATACGGTCCATTCATGCAG ATGGCTACAGGGTGGTGTTCCTGCGTAAGAGTCCTCTCATCCTTGTCGGAGTCTCTCGCACGAGCTGCACCGACCGCGAGCTGACACGAGAACTTCATTACGTCTACTTTCAGATCGTCAGCCTGCTCACTCTCACGCAGCTCAACCACGTCTTCCAGCACAGGCAAAGCTACGACCTGCGTCGTCTGCTGGCCGGGTCCGAGCATCTCACCGACAACCTTCTGCGACTCCTGGACCGAGATCCGGGCCTGCTGCTGAGCGCGGTCATGTGTCTGCCTATGGCCGGCTCGACTCGTGACGTAGTCTCTTCCAGCTTGCAGGCTGCTAAATCCAAGAACTTGGTGTTTTCTATCCTTCTAGCAGGAAACAGGCTGGTAACCCTGGTGCGCAAAAAGGACCAATTTCTGCACCACATGGACCTGCACTTGCTCTTCAATCTTGTTGGGTCCTCGTCGTCTTTCCGAGAGGGAGAGGGATGGACGCCCATATGTCTGCCTAAGTTCAACCCAGCTGGTTTTTTCCATGCCCATATTTCCTATCTGAAACCAGAATCAGATCTCTGTCTGATCCTGGTGTCCACAGATCGCGAGGACTTCTTTAACCTCTCAGACTGCAAGAAGAGGTTCCTCGAGCGGTTGCGCAAACGCAGTGCCTATCAGTCCCTGCGGGAGGCGCTGAGCACGCCCAGTTATCCCGTCTCGCAAGTCGGCATCCCCGAGCTTCGGCACTTTGTCTACAAATCTAAAAGCTCCGGACTCTACACAAG CCCTGACCTTCCAGTGCCGTATCAAGAAGACAATGAGCATGAGAGGTTGATTGGATTGTACCAGTACTTGCACAGCTGCCTGCATCACCCCACACGTCCTCTGCGCAATATATATCGCTGCGGAGAGACTGAAAACCTTTATGCCTTG GTAACAAGTGGCTTTGAGCTCTACCTCTGCTTTAGTCCTCTGGGAACAAAGGCACTCGCCGTATCTGCTGTCAATAAACTGCTGAAGTGGATCAGAAAGGAGGAAGATCGTCTGTTTGTACTCAGTCCATTAACCTACTGA
- the LOC135719398 gene encoding uncharacterized protein, with amino-acid sequence MIVYIIYSSSGSAMALHISLILITLFCSKALTLSCYNCTEPTNCAQNCSSTASCVSTFKYDSTPNQPATTISRGCVSSACNSGISYGNIRINVQCCDTEKCNNQSAPVLSPNMKTCYTCIDKDCSKTLNCTDNEKNCFSGTDLSTNTTYKGCVSSCEVPKTQWSNYDNVTCCTGNLCNDAQSLTLSLVLLLPPLFYIFMI; translated from the exons ATGATCGTCTACATCATTTACTCTTCATCTGGATCAGCCATGGCACTGCACATCTCTCTGATTCTCATCACTTTATTCTGCTCCAAAG CACTGACACTCAGCTGTTATAACTGTACAGAGCCAACAAACTGCGCACAGAACTGTAGCTCCACTGCCAGTTGTGTCTCCACTTTTAAATATGACA GTACCCCAAATCAACCTGCTACTACTATCAGTAGGGGTTGTGTTAGTTCTGCCTGCAATTCAGGCATCAGTTATGGAAACATCAGAATAAATGTCCAATGCTGTGATACAGAAAAATGCAACAATCAGAGCGCACCAG TGCTATCTCCCAATATGAAGACGTGCTACACCTGTATTGACAAAGACTGCTCAAAGACTTTGAATTGTACAGATAATGAGAAAAACTGCTTCAGTGGAACAG ACCTATCAACAAACACCACTTACAAAGGATGTGTAAGCAGCTGCGAGGTTCCTAAAACACAGTGGTCTAACTATGATAATGTTACATGTTGCACAGGAAACCTATGTAATGATGCACAGAGCTTGACCTTGAGTTTGGTGCTACTGCTGCCCCcacttttttacatatttatgatCTGA